In one window of Streptomyces sp. FXJ1.172 DNA:
- the lepA gene encoding translation elongation factor 4 yields the protein MPATPNHVPEPSRTGPALIRNFCIIAHIDHGKSTLADRMLQLTGVVEQRQMRAQYLDRMDIERERGITIKSQAVRLPWAPTEGPDQGTTHILNMIDTPGHVDFTYEVSRSLAACEGTILLVDAAQGIEAQTLANLYLAMENDLTIIPVLNKIDLPAAQPEKFAEELANLVGCDPSDVLKVSAKTGLGVDALLNKVVKEIPAPVGVADAPARAMIFDSVYDSYRGVVTYVRVIDGQLNKRERIRMMSTGATHELLEIGVNSPEMLPADGLGVGEVGYLITGVKDVRQSKVGDTVTSQQKGATEALGGYKDPKPMVFSGLYPLDGSDYPELREALDKLQLNDAALVYEPETSAALGFGFRVGFLGLLHLDVIRERLEREFGLDLIATAPNVVYRVVMEDGSEHVVTNPSEFPEGKIDEVYEPVVRATILAPTEFIGAIMELCQTRRGTLLGMDYLSEDRVEIRYTLPLAEIVFDFFDQLKSKTRGYASLDYEPTGEQTSSLVKVDILLHGDKVDAFSAITHKDQAYAYGVRLVAKLKELIPRQSFEVPVQAAIGSRVIARETIRAIRKDVLAKCYGGDISRKRKLLEKQKEGKKRMKMVGSVEVPQEAFIAVLSSDDSAGSAKGKK from the coding sequence GTGCCCGCGACCCCTAACCATGTGCCCGAGCCGAGCCGTACCGGCCCGGCGCTGATCCGCAATTTCTGCATCATCGCGCACATCGACCACGGCAAGTCCACGCTCGCCGACCGGATGCTCCAGCTGACCGGTGTGGTCGAGCAGCGGCAGATGCGTGCTCAGTACCTCGACCGGATGGACATCGAGCGCGAGCGCGGCATCACGATCAAGTCCCAGGCGGTGCGTCTGCCCTGGGCCCCGACCGAGGGCCCCGATCAGGGCACGACCCACATCCTCAACATGATCGACACCCCGGGGCACGTCGACTTCACCTATGAGGTCTCGCGGTCGCTGGCCGCCTGCGAGGGGACCATCCTCCTCGTCGACGCCGCCCAGGGCATCGAGGCGCAGACCCTCGCCAACCTCTACCTGGCGATGGAGAACGACCTCACGATCATCCCCGTACTGAACAAGATCGACCTGCCGGCCGCGCAGCCGGAGAAGTTCGCCGAGGAACTGGCGAACCTGGTCGGCTGCGACCCGTCCGACGTGCTGAAGGTCTCCGCCAAGACCGGTCTCGGCGTCGACGCGCTGCTGAACAAGGTCGTCAAGGAGATCCCGGCCCCGGTCGGGGTCGCCGACGCCCCCGCCCGCGCGATGATCTTCGACTCGGTCTACGACTCCTACCGCGGAGTCGTGACGTACGTGCGTGTCATCGACGGCCAGCTCAACAAGCGCGAGCGCATCAGGATGATGTCGACCGGCGCGACCCACGAGCTGCTGGAGATCGGTGTCAACTCGCCCGAGATGCTGCCGGCCGACGGTCTCGGCGTCGGCGAGGTGGGCTATCTGATCACCGGTGTGAAGGACGTGCGCCAGTCCAAGGTCGGTGACACCGTCACCAGCCAGCAGAAGGGGGCCACGGAGGCGCTGGGCGGGTACAAGGACCCGAAGCCCATGGTCTTCTCCGGCCTGTATCCGCTGGACGGCTCCGATTACCCCGAGCTGCGCGAGGCCCTGGACAAGCTGCAGCTCAACGACGCCGCGCTGGTCTACGAGCCGGAGACCTCCGCGGCCCTCGGCTTCGGCTTCCGTGTCGGCTTCCTCGGCCTGCTGCACCTGGACGTGATCCGGGAGCGGCTGGAGCGCGAGTTCGGCCTCGACCTGATCGCCACCGCGCCCAACGTGGTCTACCGCGTGGTCATGGAGGACGGCAGCGAGCACGTCGTCACCAACCCGAGCGAGTTCCCCGAGGGGAAGATCGACGAGGTGTACGAGCCGGTCGTACGGGCGACGATCCTCGCCCCGACCGAGTTCATCGGCGCGATCATGGAGCTGTGTCAGACCCGGCGCGGCACCCTGCTCGGCATGGACTACCTCTCCGAGGACCGCGTCGAGATCCGTTACACCCTCCCGCTCGCGGAGATCGTCTTCGACTTCTTCGACCAGCTGAAGTCCAAGACGCGCGGTTACGCCTCCCTCGACTACGAGCCCACGGGCGAGCAGACCAGCTCCCTGGTCAAGGTCGACATCCTGCTGCACGGCGACAAGGTGGACGCCTTCTCGGCGATCACGCACAAGGACCAGGCGTACGCGTACGGCGTACGGCTCGTCGCCAAGCTCAAGGAGCTGATCCCGCGGCAGAGCTTCGAGGTGCCGGTGCAGGCCGCCATCGGCTCCCGGGTGATCGCCCGCGAGACCATCCGCGCCATCCGCAAGGACGTCCTCGCCAAGTGCTACGGCGGTGACATCTCCCGCAAGCGGAAGCTGCTGGAGAAGCAGAAGGAAGGCAAGAAGCGGATGAAGATGGTGGGTTCCGTGGAGGTTCCGCAGGAAGCCTTCATCGCGGTCCTGTCCAGCGATGACAGCGCGGGGTCGGCCAAGGGCAAGAAGTAA
- a CDS encoding AMP-dependent synthetase/ligase, with protein sequence MSDTQTLIENRPPSVAALFLERVAATPDAEAYRYPVPPASGQGPDDWKSLSWAQAAERVYAIAAGLIELGLEPEQRVALASSTRVEWILADLGILCAGGATTTVYPQTNADESAFILSDSESRVLIAEDAAQAAKAVEKRDELPELTKVVVIDPAGVETDDWVTTLAELEQRGAAYLEKHPELIKERVGAITKDQLATLIYTSGTTGRPKGVRLPHDNWAYMAKAIAATGLVTIDDVQYLWLPLAHVFGKVLTSGQIEVGHVTAVDGRVDKIIENLPVVQPTYMAAVPRIFEKVYNGVAAKAREGGPAKYKIFQWAAEVSREYAKVTQDNFRRTGTHAAPFGLAAKHKVADTLVYAKLREAFGGRLRACVSGASALAPEIGYFFAGAGIHILEGYGLTESSAASFVNPGEAYRTGTVGKPLPGTEVRIADDGEILLRGPGIMQGYHKLPDKTSEVLESDGWFHTGDIGELSPDGYLRITDRKKDLIKTSGGKYVAPAEVEGQFKGVCPYVSNILVHGADRNYCTALIALDEIAILDWAKENGLEGRPYADVVAAPQTVEMVDGYVQQLNAGLQKWQTIKKFRLLPRDLDVEHGEITPSLKLKRPVVEREYKHLIDEMYAGTREK encoded by the coding sequence GTGAGCGACACACAGACCCTGATCGAGAACCGTCCGCCGTCCGTGGCGGCCCTCTTCCTGGAACGCGTGGCGGCCACACCGGACGCCGAGGCCTACCGCTATCCGGTCCCGCCGGCCTCGGGGCAGGGCCCCGACGACTGGAAGTCGCTGAGCTGGGCACAGGCGGCCGAGCGGGTCTACGCGATCGCGGCCGGGCTCATCGAGCTGGGCCTGGAGCCTGAGCAGCGGGTGGCGCTCGCCTCCTCCACCCGCGTCGAGTGGATCCTCGCCGACCTCGGCATCCTGTGCGCGGGCGGCGCCACGACGACCGTCTACCCGCAGACCAACGCCGACGAGTCGGCCTTCATCCTCTCCGACTCCGAGAGCCGGGTGCTCATCGCCGAGGACGCCGCCCAGGCCGCGAAGGCGGTCGAGAAGCGTGACGAGCTGCCCGAGCTGACCAAGGTCGTCGTCATCGACCCGGCCGGCGTCGAGACCGACGACTGGGTGACCACCCTCGCCGAGCTGGAGCAGCGCGGCGCCGCCTACCTCGAGAAGCACCCCGAGCTGATCAAGGAGCGGGTCGGCGCGATCACCAAGGACCAGCTCGCCACCCTCATCTACACCTCCGGCACCACCGGCCGCCCCAAGGGCGTGCGCCTGCCGCACGACAACTGGGCGTACATGGCGAAGGCGATCGCGGCGACCGGCCTCGTGACCATCGACGACGTGCAGTACCTGTGGCTGCCGCTCGCGCACGTCTTCGGCAAGGTGCTCACCTCGGGCCAGATCGAGGTCGGGCACGTCACCGCCGTGGACGGCCGTGTCGACAAGATCATCGAGAACCTTCCGGTGGTGCAGCCGACGTACATGGCGGCCGTGCCGCGCATCTTCGAGAAGGTCTACAACGGTGTCGCGGCCAAGGCCCGTGAGGGCGGCCCGGCCAAGTACAAGATCTTCCAGTGGGCCGCCGAGGTCTCCCGCGAGTACGCCAAGGTCACCCAGGACAACTTCCGCCGCACCGGCACCCACGCGGCGCCCTTCGGGCTGGCCGCCAAGCACAAGGTCGCCGACACCCTCGTCTACGCCAAGCTCCGCGAGGCCTTCGGCGGCCGGCTGCGCGCCTGTGTCTCCGGCGCCTCCGCGCTCGCCCCCGAGATCGGCTACTTCTTCGCCGGTGCCGGCATCCACATCCTGGAGGGCTACGGCCTCACCGAGTCCTCCGCGGCCTCCTTCGTCAACCCCGGCGAGGCCTACCGCACCGGCACGGTCGGCAAGCCGCTGCCCGGCACCGAGGTGCGCATCGCCGACGACGGCGAGATCCTGCTGCGCGGCCCCGGCATCATGCAGGGCTACCACAAGCTGCCCGACAAGACCTCCGAGGTGCTGGAGTCCGACGGCTGGTTCCACACCGGCGACATCGGCGAGCTGTCCCCCGACGGCTACCTGCGCATCACCGACCGCAAGAAGGACCTCATCAAGACCTCCGGCGGCAAGTACGTCGCCCCGGCCGAGGTCGAGGGCCAGTTCAAGGGCGTGTGCCCGTACGTCTCCAACATCCTGGTGCACGGCGCCGACCGGAACTACTGCACCGCCCTCATCGCCCTCGACGAGATCGCGATCCTGGACTGGGCGAAGGAGAACGGCCTGGAGGGCCGGCCGTACGCCGACGTGGTGGCCGCGCCGCAGACCGTCGAGATGGTCGACGGGTATGTGCAGCAGCTCAACGCCGGGCTCCAGAAGTGGCAGACGATCAAGAAGTTCCGGCTGCTGCCCCGGGACCTCGATGTGGAGCACGGCGAGATCACGCCGAGTCTGAAGCTGAAGCGGCCCGTGGTGGAGCGGGAGTACAAGCACCTCATCGATGAGATGTACGCCGGGACGCGGGAGAAGTAA
- a CDS encoding SpoIIE family protein phosphatase, with protein sequence MAAIPTQREGGPRALGVRGRAALPGSALAPGSVRALVRAALAEAPGVSARLVDDAMAVVSELVTNAVVHAGTDVEVDWWLEETGAFVVEVCDRHPSRAPRDPLGGDGPYDTPEYGRGLRLVATLAEAWGVTYRAGAKTVWARLPPGGLEEPDGPAPRPALRVAEDLAPQPLRADGDADWLGRGALSFLAEASDLLAGQLDETLVTALTGQLIVPRLADWCAVWLEDEASVRGGAGGGPARVWHTCEGRVEELHRALEKEPPAPRDGLRSGPEPYPWPGDALGPRGAEGTALAYRLIAGGRPLGTLVIGRCGPAGFPDEVTGLVEDLGRRVALAIGAARQYARQATISAVLQRGLLPGAVAQIPGMSSALVYEPCDTGGPSGDFYDLFPAGHGRWCFAVGDVQGKGPEAAVVIGLARPWLRLLAREGYGVADVLDRLNQLLLDDATEASDAAGRALVAAGGRPVAPGEGPHPRFLSLLYGELVPYEGGVRCTLAAAGHPLPLVLAPDGLVRTAARPQTLLGVIEDETYTSETLELRPGDSLLCVTDGVTERRNGSLQFDDGDGLARALSGCAGLSAELIAERIRRLVHDFGGGQPEDDLALLVLQAG encoded by the coding sequence ATGGCGGCCATACCCACACAGCGGGAGGGCGGGCCCCGGGCCCTGGGGGTGCGGGGGCGCGCCGCGCTGCCCGGCAGTGCGCTCGCGCCCGGGTCGGTCCGGGCGCTGGTGCGGGCCGCGCTGGCCGAGGCGCCCGGGGTCTCGGCCCGGCTCGTCGACGACGCCATGGCCGTCGTGAGCGAGCTGGTCACCAACGCCGTCGTGCACGCCGGTACGGACGTCGAGGTCGACTGGTGGCTGGAGGAGACCGGCGCGTTCGTCGTGGAGGTGTGCGACCGGCATCCCTCGCGCGCCCCTCGCGACCCCCTCGGCGGCGACGGGCCGTACGACACCCCCGAGTACGGGCGCGGGCTGCGGCTGGTCGCCACGCTCGCCGAGGCCTGGGGCGTCACCTATCGCGCCGGCGCCAAGACCGTCTGGGCGCGGCTGCCCCCGGGCGGCCTGGAGGAGCCGGACGGACCGGCCCCCCGCCCCGCCCTGCGGGTCGCCGAGGACCTGGCACCGCAGCCGCTGCGGGCCGACGGCGACGCGGACTGGCTCGGCCGGGGCGCGCTGTCCTTCCTCGCCGAGGCCTCCGACCTGCTCGCCGGACAGCTGGACGAGACCCTGGTCACCGCCCTCACCGGCCAGCTCATCGTGCCCCGGCTCGCCGACTGGTGCGCGGTGTGGCTGGAGGACGAGGCGAGCGTGCGCGGCGGCGCCGGCGGCGGCCCCGCCCGGGTCTGGCACACCTGTGAGGGCCGCGTCGAGGAACTGCACCGGGCCCTGGAGAAGGAGCCGCCCGCGCCGCGCGACGGGCTGCGCTCCGGCCCCGAGCCGTACCCGTGGCCCGGCGACGCGCTCGGCCCGCGCGGCGCCGAGGGCACGGCGCTGGCGTACCGGCTGATCGCGGGCGGCCGGCCGCTCGGCACGCTGGTCATCGGCCGGTGCGGGCCCGCCGGGTTCCCCGACGAGGTCACCGGGCTCGTGGAGGACCTCGGCCGCCGGGTGGCGCTCGCCATCGGCGCGGCCCGCCAGTACGCCCGCCAGGCCACCATCAGCGCCGTCCTGCAGCGCGGTCTGCTGCCCGGCGCGGTCGCCCAGATCCCCGGGATGAGCAGCGCGCTCGTCTACGAGCCGTGCGACACGGGCGGCCCCAGCGGCGACTTCTACGACCTGTTCCCGGCGGGCCACGGCCGCTGGTGCTTCGCCGTCGGCGACGTCCAGGGCAAGGGACCCGAGGCGGCGGTCGTGATCGGGCTGGCCCGGCCCTGGCTGCGGCTGCTCGCCCGCGAGGGCTACGGCGTCGCCGACGTCCTCGACCGCCTCAACCAGCTCCTCCTGGACGACGCCACCGAGGCCTCCGACGCCGCCGGCCGCGCCCTCGTCGCCGCGGGCGGCCGGCCCGTGGCCCCGGGGGAGGGCCCCCATCCCCGCTTCCTGTCCCTTCTCTACGGCGAGCTGGTGCCGTACGAGGGCGGGGTCCGCTGCACCCTCGCCGCGGCCGGCCACCCCCTGCCGCTCGTACTCGCCCCCGACGGCCTGGTCCGCACGGCCGCGCGCCCCCAGACCCTGCTCGGCGTGATCGAGGACGAGACCTACACGAGCGAGACCCTCGAGCTGCGGCCCGGCGACAGCCTGCTGTGCGTCACCGACGGGGTGACCGAGCGGCGCAACGGCTCCCTCCAGTTCGACGACGGCGACGGGCTGGCCCGCGCCCTGTCCGGCTGTGCCGGCCTGAGCGCCGAGCTGATCGCGGAAAGGATCCGCCGCCTGGTGCACGACTTCGGCGGCGGCCAGCCCGAGGACGACCTGGCCCTGCTGGTGCTCCAGGCCGGATGA
- the hemW gene encoding radical SAM family heme chaperone HemW has translation MPSALPDGEPVPADGALPASALAGTTGRPLGFYLHVPYCATRCGYCDFNTYTATELRGTGGVLASRDNYAETLTDEIRLARKVLGDDPREVRTVFVGGGTPTLLAAGDLVRMLGAIRDEFGLAADAEITTEANPESVDPAYLATLREGGFNRISFGMQSAKQHVLKILDRTHTPGRPEACVAEARAAGFEHVNLDLIYGTPGESDDDWRASLEAALGAGPDHISAYALIVEEGTQLARRIRRGEIPMTDDDVHADRYLIAEELLSAAGFDWYEVSNWATSDAGRCLHNELYWRGADWWGAGPGAHSHVGGVRWWNVKHPGAYATALASGRSPGAGRELLSDEDRRVERILLELRLREGVPLSLLKEEGLAASRRALGEGLLQEGPYEEGRAVLTLRGRLLADAVVRDLVD, from the coding sequence ATGCCTTCCGCACTCCCCGACGGCGAGCCCGTCCCCGCCGACGGCGCGCTGCCCGCGTCCGCGCTCGCCGGGACCACGGGCCGCCCGCTCGGCTTCTACCTGCACGTGCCGTACTGCGCGACCCGCTGCGGCTACTGCGACTTCAACACCTACACGGCGACCGAGCTGCGCGGCACCGGCGGCGTGCTGGCCTCCCGCGACAACTACGCCGAGACGCTGACCGACGAGATCCGCCTGGCCCGCAAGGTGCTCGGCGACGACCCGCGCGAGGTCCGCACGGTCTTCGTCGGGGGCGGTACGCCGACGCTGCTTGCCGCCGGTGATCTCGTACGGATGCTGGGCGCGATCCGCGACGAGTTCGGCCTGGCGGCGGACGCGGAGATCACGACGGAGGCGAACCCGGAGTCGGTCGACCCGGCGTACCTCGCGACCCTCAGGGAGGGCGGCTTCAACCGGATCTCCTTCGGCATGCAGAGCGCGAAGCAGCACGTGCTGAAGATCCTGGACCGGACCCACACCCCCGGCCGCCCCGAGGCCTGCGTGGCGGAGGCGAGGGCGGCGGGCTTCGAGCACGTCAACCTCGACCTGATCTATGGCACGCCGGGCGAGAGCGACGACGACTGGCGGGCCTCGCTGGAGGCGGCGCTGGGCGCGGGCCCGGACCACATCAGCGCGTACGCCCTGATCGTCGAGGAGGGCACCCAGCTCGCCCGCCGGATCCGCCGCGGCGAGATCCCGATGACGGACGACGACGTCCACGCCGACCGCTACCTGATCGCCGAGGAACTGCTGTCCGCGGCGGGCTTCGACTGGTACGAGGTCTCCAACTGGGCCACCTCGGACGCCGGCCGCTGCCTGCACAACGAGCTGTACTGGCGCGGCGCCGACTGGTGGGGCGCGGGCCCCGGGGCGCACTCGCACGTCGGCGGGGTGCGCTGGTGGAACGTCAAGCATCCGGGGGCGTACGCGACGGCCCTGGCCTCCGGCCGCTCACCGGGCGCGGGCCGCGAGCTGCTCTCGGACGAGGACCGGCGGGTGGAGCGGATCCTGCTGGAGCTGCGCCTGCGCGAGGGCGTACCGCTGTCGCTTCTGAAGGAGGAGGGACTGGCGGCGTCCCGGCGCGCGCTGGGGGAGGGGCTGCTCCAGGAAGGCCCGTACGAGGAGGGGCGGGCCGTGCTGACGCTGCGGGGGCGGTTGCTGGCGGACGCGGTGGTGCGGGACCTGGTGGACTGA
- a CDS encoding DUF3097 domain-containing protein: MRQYSADLTPPWKKSPPVPEVAAEPGLVVEEPGTGFCGAVIRCEAGTVTLEDRFGKHRVFPLEPRGFLLEGRVVTLVRPSAAPVRPTRTASGSVAVPGARARVARAGRIYVEGRHDAELVEKVWGDDLRVEGVVVEYLEGVDDLPRIVAEFAPGPDARLGVLVDHLVPGTKEWRIAESVTSEHALVVGHPYIDIWEAVKPSSLGIAGWPRVPHGQDWKTGVCRALGWPSENTGAVWQAILKRVGSYKDLEPELLGRVEELIDFVTGSGGA, translated from the coding sequence ATGCGCCAGTACTCCGCCGATCTGACCCCGCCGTGGAAGAAGTCCCCGCCCGTGCCGGAGGTGGCGGCGGAGCCGGGGCTGGTGGTGGAGGAGCCCGGCACCGGGTTCTGCGGGGCGGTGATCCGCTGCGAGGCGGGCACGGTGACCCTGGAGGACCGCTTTGGCAAGCACCGCGTGTTCCCGCTGGAGCCGCGCGGCTTCCTGCTGGAGGGGCGGGTGGTGACGCTGGTGAGGCCTTCCGCCGCTCCGGTACGGCCGACCCGCACCGCCTCCGGTTCCGTCGCCGTCCCCGGTGCCCGCGCCCGCGTGGCCCGTGCCGGCCGCATCTACGTCGAGGGCCGGCACGACGCCGAACTGGTCGAGAAGGTCTGGGGCGACGACCTGCGCGTCGAGGGCGTGGTGGTGGAGTACCTGGAGGGCGTGGACGACCTGCCGAGGATCGTCGCGGAGTTCGCCCCCGGCCCGGACGCCCGCCTTGGGGTGCTCGTGGACCACCTGGTGCCGGGCACGAAGGAGTGGCGGATCGCCGAGTCGGTGACGAGCGAGCACGCCCTGGTGGTCGGCCACCCGTACATCGACATCTGGGAGGCGGTGAAGCCGTCGTCCCTGGGCATCGCGGGGTGGCCCCGGGTGCCGCACGGCCAGGACTGGAAGACGGGGGTGTGCCGCGCGCTGGGCTGGCCGTCGGAGAACACCGGCGCGGTGTGGCAGGCGATCCTGAAGCGGGTGGGGTCCTACAAGGACCTGGAGCCGGAACTGCTGGGGCGGGTGGAGGAGCTGATCGACTTCGTCACGGGTAGCGGTGGGGCCTGA
- a CDS encoding MBL fold metallo-hydrolase produces the protein MTLTWEELGWERLAAGIGRCRLPGWDCTVGLVLGEGTALMVDAGSSLAEGALLRAQAQQLAGGRVTHLALTHPHFDHVFGVPAFAGAQVYAAVGVDAVFAHEREELRLDAIRNGLPAAEADEAADALVPPGHQVSGEWTLDLGGARQALLANVGPGHTAHDLAVLVPGEREVVFCGDLVEESGEPQAGPDALPSRWPAALDRLLALGGEDAVYVPGHGAVVDAAFVRGQRDGLAARFGVS, from the coding sequence ATGACGCTGACTTGGGAAGAGCTTGGGTGGGAGCGGCTGGCCGCCGGGATCGGGCGGTGCCGGCTTCCTGGCTGGGACTGCACCGTGGGACTGGTCCTCGGAGAGGGTACGGCGCTCATGGTGGACGCCGGCTCGAGTCTCGCCGAAGGCGCGTTGCTGCGGGCGCAGGCGCAGCAACTGGCCGGGGGCCGTGTGACCCATCTCGCGCTCACACACCCCCATTTCGATCATGTCTTCGGGGTGCCGGCCTTCGCCGGGGCACAGGTGTACGCGGCGGTCGGCGTCGACGCGGTGTTCGCCCACGAGCGCGAGGAACTGCGCCTGGACGCGATCAGAAACGGCCTGCCGGCGGCCGAGGCCGACGAGGCGGCGGACGCGCTCGTACCGCCCGGCCACCAGGTCTCGGGCGAGTGGACGCTGGACCTGGGCGGCGCCCGGCAGGCGCTCCTGGCCAATGTGGGCCCCGGCCACACCGCCCACGACCTGGCGGTCCTGGTCCCCGGCGAGCGCGAGGTGGTGTTCTGCGGCGACCTGGTCGAGGAGTCCGGCGAACCGCAGGCGGGCCCGGACGCGCTCCCGTCGCGGTGGCCCGCCGCGCTCGACCGGCTGTTGGCCCTGGGCGGTGAGGACGCTGTGTACGTGCCGGGTCACGGAGCGGTGGTGGACGCGGCGTTCGTGCGCGGGCAACGCGACGGGCTGGCGGCGCGTTTCGGCGTGTCGTAG
- the hrcA gene encoding heat-inducible transcriptional repressor HrcA: MLSERRLQVLRAIVQDYVGTEEPVGSKALTERHSLGVSPATIRNDMAALEDEGFIAQPHTSAGRIPTDKGYRLFVDKLAGVKPMTAPERRAIQNFLEGAVDLDDVVARTVRLLAQLTRQVAVVQYPSLTRSTVRHVELLSLAPARVMLVLITDTGRVEQRMVDCPAPFGEASLADLRARLNSRVAGRRFTDVPTLVEDLPDAFDPEDRGTVSVVLSTLLETLVEENEERLMIGGTANLTRFGHDFPLTIRPVLEALEEQVVLLKLLGEAKDPGVTVRIGHENAHEGLNSTSVVSVGYGSGGEAVAKLGVVGPTRMDYPGTMGAVRAVARYVGQILAES, encoded by the coding sequence ATGCTGAGTGAACGCAGGCTTCAGGTACTGCGCGCCATCGTCCAGGACTACGTCGGCACCGAGGAGCCGGTCGGCTCCAAGGCGCTGACCGAGCGGCACAGCCTCGGTGTCTCCCCGGCGACGATCCGCAACGACATGGCGGCCCTGGAGGACGAGGGGTTCATCGCCCAGCCGCACACCAGTGCCGGGCGGATCCCCACCGACAAGGGCTACCGGCTCTTCGTCGACAAGCTCGCGGGCGTCAAGCCGATGACCGCGCCCGAGCGCCGGGCCATCCAGAACTTCCTCGAGGGCGCCGTCGACCTCGATGACGTGGTGGCCCGTACCGTACGGCTGCTCGCGCAGCTCACACGGCAGGTCGCCGTCGTGCAGTACCCGTCCCTGACCCGGTCCACCGTGCGGCATGTGGAGCTGCTCTCGCTCGCCCCCGCGCGCGTGATGCTCGTGCTGATCACGGACACCGGCCGGGTCGAGCAGCGGATGGTCGACTGCCCGGCGCCGTTCGGCGAGGCCTCGCTGGCGGATCTGCGGGCCCGGCTCAACAGCCGGGTCGCGGGGCGCCGGTTCACGGACGTGCCGACGCTGGTAGAGGACCTCCCGGACGCCTTCGATCCGGAGGACCGCGGTACGGTCTCCGTGGTGCTCTCCACTCTTCTGGAGACACTCGTGGAAGAGAACGAGGAGCGGCTGATGATCGGCGGCACCGCCAATCTCACCCGCTTCGGGCATGACTTTCCCCTCACGATCCGGCCGGTGCTCGAGGCGCTGGAGGAGCAGGTCGTGCTCCTCAAGCTGCTCGGCGAGGCGAAGGATCCGGGCGTGACCGTGCGTATCGGTCACGAGAACGCCCACGAGGGACTCAACTCCACCTCCGTCGTGTCGGTCGGCTACGGTTCGGGCGGCGAGGCGGTTGCCAAGCTCGGCGTGGTCGGACCGACCCGCATGGACTACCCGGGAACGATGGGAGCGGTACGCGCAGTGGCACGGTACGTCGGACAGATCCTGGCGGAGTCGTAA
- the dnaJ gene encoding molecular chaperone DnaJ codes for MATDYYAVLGVRRDASQDEIKKAFRRLARELHPDVNPDPKTQERFKEINAAYEVLSDPQKKQVYDLGGDPLSQAGGAGAGGFGAGGFGNFSDIMDAFFGTASQRGPRSRTRRGQDAMIRIEVELDEAAFGTTKDIQVDTAVVCNTCNGEGAAPGTTAQTCDMCRGRGEVSQVTRSFLGQVMTSRPCPQCQGFGTVVPTPCPECAGDGRVRSRRTLTVKIPAGVDNGTRIQLAGEGEVGPGGGPAGDLYVEIHELPHQTFQRRGDDLHCTVTIPMTAAALGTKVPLETLDGMEEVDIRPGTQSGQSIPLHNRGVTHLRGGGRGDLIVHVEVQTPSKLDPEQERLLRELAKLRGEERPQGQFQPGQQGLFSRLKDAFNGR; via the coding sequence GTGGCCACGGACTACTACGCCGTTCTCGGCGTGCGCCGCGACGCGTCGCAGGATGAGATCAAGAAGGCGTTCCGCCGGCTCGCGCGCGAGCTGCACCCGGACGTCAACCCCGACCCGAAGACCCAGGAGCGGTTCAAGGAGATCAACGCCGCTTACGAGGTGTTGTCGGACCCGCAGAAGAAGCAGGTCTACGACCTCGGCGGCGACCCGCTCTCGCAGGCGGGCGGCGCCGGTGCGGGCGGCTTCGGGGCAGGTGGCTTCGGCAACTTCTCCGACATCATGGACGCGTTCTTCGGTACGGCGTCGCAGCGCGGCCCGCGCTCGCGCACCCGGCGCGGCCAGGACGCGATGATCCGCATCGAGGTCGAGCTGGACGAGGCGGCCTTCGGGACCACCAAGGACATCCAGGTCGACACCGCGGTCGTCTGCAACACCTGCAACGGTGAGGGCGCGGCGCCCGGCACGACCGCCCAGACGTGTGACATGTGCCGCGGCCGCGGTGAGGTGTCCCAGGTCACCCGGTCCTTCCTCGGCCAGGTCATGACCTCCCGCCCCTGCCCCCAGTGCCAGGGTTTCGGGACCGTCGTGCCGACGCCGTGCCCGGAGTGCGCCGGCGACGGGCGGGTGCGGTCGCGGCGGACGCTGACCGTGAAGATCCCGGCCGGTGTCGACAACGGCACCCGGATCCAGCTCGCCGGTGAGGGCGAGGTCGGCCCGGGCGGCGGTCCCGCCGGTGACCTGTACGTCGAGATCCACGAGCTGCCGCACCAGACGTTCCAGCGGCGCGGCGACGACCTGCACTGCACGGTGACGATCCCGATGACGGCCGCCGCGCTGGGTACGAAGGTGCCGCTGGAGACGCTGGACGGCATGGAGGAGGTCGACATCCGGCCCGGCACCCAGTCCGGCCAGTCGATCCCGCTGCACAACCGGGGCGTCACGCATCTGCGCGGCGGCGGCCGGGGTGACCTGATCGTGCACGTCGAGGTGCAGACCCCGAGCAAGCTGGACCCCGAGCAGGAGCGGCTGCTGCGCGAACTGGCCAAGCTGCGCGGCGAGGAGCGGCCCCAGGGGCAGTTCCAGCCGGGTCAGCAAGGGTTGTTCTCGCGGCTGAAAGACGCCTTCAACGGTCGCTGA